A stretch of DNA from Rattus rattus isolate New Zealand chromosome 18, Rrattus_CSIRO_v1, whole genome shotgun sequence:
ggcagatcatcAGTTTGAGGAGGGTGGGGGGTTAGGTGTGTATATAGCACGAGTCTTTTAAAACACAGAGCAGCTGAGCATCAAGGCATACCTGTGACCCCATGATTCAGTAGGAGATGGAGTgtcgctgtgagttcaaggccagcctgagctatatatggagatcttgtttcaaaaacccacagtggctcaggggtcaagagcactgctcttccgaaggtcctgagttcaattcccagcaaccacatggtgactaaGTATAAGCtgtgatctgatgccttcttctggcagaCAGGTGTACGTACAGATAgagtactcatacacacataaataaatttttaaaaaacaaaaacaaaacaacggcaaaaaaaaccccacagcgGAACCCTGGAGGCACCTCTAGGTTTATATAGGTGCATATAAGCAAAGCTAAAGGGATTCAGTAGGTTTTATATCTACATCCGGGCCCATCtatatacctgtgtgtatgtacacataggAACAATAAAGAGACAGTAGTTCGGGAGAGGGGGACACAGGAGTAAttggagggggagaaagagggacaggagTGCTGTCAATATAGAGTTCAGGTATGAAGTCCCCATAAAAATATAGCTGAGGTGGTGGTGtatccctttaatcctagcactctggggATGGAAATAGGTGGAACTCTGTGTGTTCGAGACTAAGCTGGTATTCAAGGTGACTCTGGAACAGATAGGGTGATCCAGTGATagcttatttgaaaaaaaaaaaaaacaaaaacagaggctggagagatggttcagaaacTTAGAGCACTTGGTTGTTCTTGAGGACTAAGatccaatcccagcacccacatgcatggtggctcagaaaagtctgtaactccagttccaatgtTCTGACACCCCCTTCTGACCTGTGCGCACAGGCATAAGCACGGTGCACATATACTCATGTGAgcaaagcattcacacacataaaatgaggTATGTCtaaaacaacatcaaaacaaccccaaggtTACACTAGCCAGATGTCTCCAGGGTTAGCCCTTGCTGACCCCTTACTTCAGCTCTCAGAACCCATTTGGTAGAAGGACCAAAGTGATTCTCACATGTCTTTCACCTCCACGCATGAACCAGAATGCactcagtaagtaaataaatgtaacattgtttaaaaaggggggtggggggagatgtgGCAGAGTGCACACGCAGCGTGCCCCACACCCCAGGTCTGATCCCTGGCACCACAAAGGGATCAGTCAAGCTGATAGGAACGCTTGGTGAGATGGGGCATTGCCTCTGTGCAGAGCCTCTCACCTGTGGGACTGTGGTCTCCAGGTTGTAGTGCTTGTTCAGGAACTTGAGCAGTTTCGGTGATGGTCGGTCAATGGCAAGTTGGTGTGGTTCCACTCGCTCTTTCTGCAGGAAAAGGGGAAGCTTGGGGACAGGGGGCGGTAGGAGGAGCATGCTAGCAGGCAACTGGGAGCCTGGCAAGGGAATACAGAGGAAAATGGACCAACTGTGGGGCATGGAGCAGGGCCTCTTAGAGCTTCGGGGTGAAGAGCCTTTTAGATCTATTTCCGGTACCTGTAACATATACTGGAAAAGTTCTCGCCCATGGCCATGCCGTTGCACTGACTCGTGGATGTAAAAGTCCAGAATGCAAAGGGGTTCTACCTCATTGTGAGCCTCACGGTCATCCTATGAGGTCAAGAACAACACGGACTTAGTAGGAGCCATGAATCTTTGTCGTCCCCGACACCAACCCCCATTTCTTCTCTGGCACCAAAGCTTACAAACGCCTAGTTTGCAGGGACACTCACCAGTACAAAGAGCTTCTTGTATCCAACTTTGAGGAAACCAATAATGGCTCCTTTCCCTGCCCTGTGGAATGGAGAAAATAATGTGGCAGGCAGGGACAACTGTCTGGGAGAGATagtaaaagaaaggaggaaggatgagTTTGATTCACATGGAAGAATAACAGTAAGACTCACGGGCGGGCTGAGGTGTCCTTTAGTACATAAATAACGTGTCGGTTGCTCTGCATCCTCAAAGCGCTGGTGATGGGTGCAGGGAGGTGCTGAGCCTGCAGAGATGAAAACATACTTTGTAGGGCCCCTGATCTGCCACCcgtttccctttcctcctcctagaGGTGCCCCGTACCTTGGCAGAAGCCTTGCCCAGCTCATCTACAATAGTCATGATTTGCTGCTGCAGATCCACACTACAGAGAGAGGGGCTGATCAGACACTCGCTGGGTTACAGCATCCCGGAAGTCATTCCTGGCAGCCTGCTTGGCTCCCACCCAGGCTCCTCCACAAGGTCTCTGACTTTGCTTGGAACTcttcctcacctcccacctcacccctccagATCCCAAACTTTGGTATTACAGCTCCCATGTTAAGGTTACTGTGAGGCGGTAGGAAGGGTGGGTTAACTATAGCCTCTTGTTGAGGCTACATTAGGCCAAAGGGTGAAAGGTTACAGATGTAGGCCGATTAACCCAGCTAGATCCAGGGTCAGAGGTCACCAAAAACCATGTAAGACCGCAGAAGGAATGGCCAGTAGTCAGTGAGAAGGGGGCGTGGTTCCTGGATCAGGTTTGGAGAGGAACCGGGACAGAAGGGCCATGGGTCGGGTTTGAAATGTCACCGGGCCGGCGTTGTGGTTCCGGGTCGGCGGGCCGGAGGCCGCAGGTGCTGGTCCAGCACGGTGATC
This window harbors:
- the Atat1 gene encoding alpha-tubulin N-acetyltransferase 1 isoform X5; the protein is MEFPFDVDALFPERITVLDQHLRPPARRPGTTTPARVDLQQQIMTIVDELGKASAKAQHLPAPITSALRMQSNRHVIYVLKDTSARPAGKGAIIGFLKVGYKKLFVLDDREAHNEVEPLCILDFYIHESVQRHGHGRELFQYMLQKERVEPHQLAIDRPSPKLLKFLNKHYNLETTVPQVNNFVIFEGFFAHQHPPARKLPPKRAEGDIKPYSSSDREFLKVAVEPPWPLNRAPRRATPPAHPPPRSSSLGNSPDRGPLRPFVPEQELLRSLRLCPPHPTARLLLATDPGGSPAQRRRTSSLPRSDESRY